The nucleotide window GGTTTCTCTTTGGAACTCGGCGGAGCGATTGCCGACTTACACCAATAGTCGACTTTTGCTCAAGTTATGAGCGCGTGTGGAACGCACAAGATGGACCTGGCGGATGAGTCGTCTACCAtgggggtttttttttcccagcATTTTTTTATTGCTAGACTCGGGAATTTCGAGCCATAGGGATACCACCCATCGAGTGGTTAGTGTGTacagcagaggaggagggggaggattgcTTGTTTGCATAGTGTAGCAAGGATGGATGGGCGGATGAGCCGGGTGCATCATGGTGTTTCGGTTCAGCAAAAAGGCACTGTCTATGGGATGTAGGACTACTTGTTATAATGATACCAGCACAGAGGTAGACAAAATGAAGAGTACTGTAAAACAAACCAGACCGTCTCGTAAAGGTTGATGGATTAGTGGATTGGAGATCAGGTCGCGAGCAGTTTCGGGACGGTAGCGTATTGCTTCGCCGCTGAGGGTGGCAAGCTGGAGGTGAAATACACCGAGCTTGATGCTCCCGTGACAGTTGCATTTTGTTTTACGCCGTGATGGCTTTGCGGCGAGGCATAGAGGCGTGGAAAGGAGTTGGGTTTGCCGTGATTCCCCGTTTCAGCGTCATGGATCACCTCGGTATGGTTTACAATTCGGATCAGATGTTGATCACTTGGCTTATTGGTGCATAATATTGATGTGGGTAGTTGTTCAAAATTCCAGGGTTATGCCCATCGTTGACGATGCATAATTCTCATGTGGGGAGTTCCAATATCTTGGACATTCAAGCATCGGAATAACCGTCAATGAAAGGAAGATCAACCATAGCAAACCTTGATGAACCATCGAAGCGTTGTGATCTCATCGCGTTGATGCATTTTCTCAAGACAGATATCGCCATTGATGGTAACagcttcaacaccaaccccatgcTGTTCGGATCTCGGAATGGCGTCACCTTGCAATCTTATCTCATCTTCCCCACGGCTTTACCGCCCTACAAATGGAGAAAGACAAGGCCCTCACGGTCGCAGGTCGCCGACCCGGCCGGTGCTCTCGGGCTCGGCGGCCGAGACAAAAGAAACGGGGGGACCCTGAAAGTGCTCCGCTGATCGCGCGTGGAGAAAGAGGATTGAACGGCGCGGAAAAGGGTGAAACGTTAGCGGCCGGCCCACACCAACAGTCCACTatcaacgaccaccacccatcaaaAATTCCGAGATGGGAATTGAATTCTGATAAGAGAACCACAACAGGAGACAAGATCGCGGCACAGTCTGGAGGGAAGCCAGTGCGGaagaattttttttttctttttttttttaaacaaAAGGTCAAGTTCTTGTTGCCCTTAAGGATCAAAGTGATCAACTTGCAGGTGGTTATGTAAAATTGTGCATATGAGGAGGGAAATGGTTGATCAATTGCCTAGAATGAGGGGGTGCATGAGGCCCGTTGTTATGTAGTAATATATTAGGGGTGTTGGTTAGcagtggtgggttggtttgCGGCGTAGAACGGAGTGAATAATTTCTTGGGTGTTTGGTGAGGCGTAAAAGGGTCAGCAGCAGGAAGAAAGCTGAGAATAGAAATTCCGATGGTGCTTGGGACCTGATGGACTGGAGAGGAAACTCAGCCACGGGAATTTGGTGAGAAGATGGACAGAGAGGGcgacgagagagagaaaggtCAAAAGTGGTGATCCAACAGCAGACAGGCGCTGCATTCTCACCTTCACCGTCTGCTTGGCCTGCGTGTGACGAGCGAGTCGCCTGTGCTgccctcacccacccagtTGTGTGTTTAGAATGCAAACACCCATCGGGATCTCGCATGGGCGGCAGGATggtggcagcaacagcagcagcagcgcaaCACGTGGTGGGTAAAACCGaaacaacacacacatatacacacacacacacacacacacacacacacacacacagaaAAAGGAATTCTCGAAAGAAGAATGGAAGCCTTTTCCACGAGGCATCAAGAGACGGCGAACGACAGCGGCCAGTTGGTGGGGGGCGGCGTTTTTGGCTGATGCCAAAATAGTCCTAGCGGATCAAGACGAGCAGTTGGCTCCACCTCGAAATACCCCGGCGGGCAGTTTTTACCAGCCAATGGTATCCGGGTGGACAATCTCGCTTCAGGGGTTGATCTGCGGCCCGCCAATCAGGAAAATGCGGTCCCTGAAAGGTTGGACGGGTCCATGCGTTGGGGtaggggaagaagaaacaaGCAACGAGAGCTCGTGGAGCTTGATGATCCAGACGTGGTTTGGATGAAACGAAACATTATCGAATGGTTTTACCGTGATACGAGCAGATCGGAAGAGAATAGAGAGAAGGGATGGGAAAACAGGAAAACGGCGCAGTGTAGCGACGATCCCAAGAAGGGGGGACAAGGGGAGGCACAGCAAACTGCAACTCGTTAGACCCTTCCCTTTTGCATCGCTGTGACCCTGTAAGCTCGCGGCTTGGCCTTACACACAGCCTGCGTTCCTTTCGAGCATCTCGCTGATCCCGGCCGCCCCTCTCCATTCCCAGCGACACCgttcaacagcaccaccaccttgccGCTCTTGGGCTGGTCTTGGCTGTCATTCTGACTGCAGCTgccttctcctctttccctctcgccctcccttctcctgcATCCCCCATTCCCGCTTTTCGTCCTACCACCTCACCGTCTCTGTCCACCAGACATCGCCGTCCTGTTGTCGCCGGGCATGCTGTCGTGGATGTTGTGAATCCTGACCATGATGCGCAGAGATTGACGCCAGCGAACGctcacctcttcctcttttcaCCCGCCCTCTACCTTCCCTTGCAAGAGACTCTCTGTTTGCTACCGACCCCTTCATTCTCTTCCCGTTGCCGTGTTCCCAAGCCAGTTTGACACaggacaccaacaccatcgccgGGACATTGCGATCCCatctttatttattattatctAGGACAGACGCTCGGGATTTGGACGAGAAGTTGAAGTTTACCAGAGATACCCCGTGCGACGACAGCTACGATGACAGCACGAGAAAGGATGAGGAATGATGTGGTAGAGGTGGAGGCAGTCATTGCTGCGGCGCCGGCTACGAGGACAgcggaggagaagccacTAAAGACACCACATATCGAGCTGCGAGGCCTGGAGGGGAGACAGGAAGCGATATTGCCTGACCAGATCGACCCAGTGACCAACGCCCCCAACGACAGAATCATCATCGACAATTCGCCAGTGACCTCAACCCTCGTGGCACCTAGCGTCACCCCGGAGGTGTCAACCTCTCGAGGCACGCCATCATCCAGACCGACACAGGATACGAACACCAACACTGGCAGCGCCGATGAAGGCGTGGGCGTCGCGGTCAAAGCTGGCATCGCAATGGGTGTCCTCGCCGGCGTGCTAGTACTCTTCGTGGTGGTCTGGTTGATAATGAGCAtgcgcaagaagaagcaagcCCGCAGACGCCAGCAGATCGAGGACGATGAAAAGATCCACGGACCTTTCTCCGACAGCGCAGCCATATCGAGAAGCCcgcccgctgctgctgcccccaGCGCGGCTCCCAGACTGAGCCTCCGTCCGGTTTCTCAACTGTGGCAGAACTTGGCTCCTAGCGGGCACCCCGAGCGGAGGGCTTCTAGGGGTATCCAACTCACCGTCAACCCCGCCGGCCCGTCTCATTCCCCGACAAACTCTCTGTCGCCGTTGAATCGTCCTAACCAAGGGGGTTCAGCTTGGGAGCGCCACAGGATGCAGTCTACCACCCCCACCGGGGACAACCGCCCTGGCACCCGAGGGAGTGTTtactccctcaaccccttccacgACAGCCACTCCACCAGGAACTACAACAACGAGCCCGTCAGCCCGGTGTCTACCCTCGCGCCAGAGTTCCCTGCCGTCCCGAGCAAAAACCGCTCTCCAACACCAGAGCCAGTATCCCCAATAGATCAGGACACTGACCTCCCCGATTTTGGCGCCGGCTCCAAGCCTCTAACCCGCAAGACgtccatcaaccatcacaaTAAGGGGTTGCCCAAACCACTGGACCTGACGAAGCCACCATCCCCGTTATACGCCCCCGGCCCGGCATCCCCAGCAGGAACAGAATACAGCATGCACTCCATGTCCCCCTCAACTATggtcccctcctccacatcagcAGCCGAAATCGCCGCTGCCGGCGGGCCCCAAAACTCAACTGTGCATCGTGTCCAGCTCGATTTCAAGCCCACTCTCGAGGACGAATTAGGTCTCAAGGCGGGACAGCTGGTGCGGTTGCTGCACGAGTATGATGACGGCTGGGCTCTGTGTATTAGGCTTGATCGGTCGCAGCAGGGGGTTGTGCCGAGGACTTGCTTGTCTACACGGCCGGTGAAGCCCAGGCCGGCGCAGAACGGGCCGAGGGTTGTGCCCCAGGGGGGGTATAATAggggtgggaatgggaataACACGGGGGGGTTTCCATCCCCACCGGGGCAGCAACAAAATGGAGGTTGGCAGAGCGCGGAGAGGTCCGAGAGCCCGGGGAGTTTTTACTCGACGAACCAGGGGGTCAGTCCCAGtccggggggtggtgggagtggtgggattgGAACGATGAGGGGGCAAGGGGGGGGCGAGTATGAGATGcagatgggggggttgagccCGGCGCCTGGACAGGCTTATTAGGGGGGCTTTGTctgcggggaggggaggatggtgaggtaTGTACCTGGTTGGCATGGCccgaggggttggggtttgaggttgaggtgccggtggggaggagggtgaggggagggTATAGGAGGTTTCCGGCGAGGCCTAGGGAGAGGCATTgttggggagatggtggagaggaggagggggtcgAGGTTGCCACCACGGCCGTGAATGGAGGTGCTTTGTGATGGTTGCAGTGCTGTCGTTGGCAGCAGGACCGCATCATGTGAGAAACACAAGTGACGATGGGGAAAGGAACgacaggaggagaggaggactgGCTGTATCTTGATCCACGCAACGGTGTAAATGCCTTGCCCAAGTTATGGGTTTTCGGAGGGTGGGGTGTTTTATGTATCTGCTTCTGGGAAGGGAGTTGATGGCGTTAAGGGGACCTTGGTGTGGCATTTTTTCTTCATGTTTTTGGGTGGGGATGAactttttttcatttttttttaaaaaaaaccGGGGATCTTCAAGTCACTCATTTgcgaccttttcttctctatTGGAGAAAGGTATTTTTTGGAAGCTTTTTTTGGACCTTGTTTTGGAACTATGCTATGgaccttttctcttttggaccttttctcttttggaccttttctcttttggtGGATACCTAACTACGACCTGCCCTTTGTGCGGGAAACGTACAAGCTTAAAGATATTCTTTTCCTTACTTTTGTGTGGCCTGTTGATGgctttcttgttttgttgaACTCTGGTTGGGAGTGTTCTTTGATCCaagtgggggtgggggggcgaTCAGAGTACACGATGGGAGCTGTAGAATACGAGTTGTACCAAGACTTGACTGAATTTGAGGTTTTTCTTCCCGCCAAAAAATGATGTGATGTCTAATCATGCTTCATGTCAACAGTACCTAGCACACGACTCCAGCTAGACGCTTGAGCTTGATCCGCCGAGCCCCCACATTCTGGCAATTTCAAGGAAAATACGCCCTCCTGCTTCTGGGCCAAGAGAGGACCAGCTGTTTATACGAGTCCGGAATATAGCTTCTTCCAGTAACCTAGATAGAAAATGCCCATGGTTAGTTTTCCTCAAAACGCTTTTCGCTGAAACATCATGGGCCCCTCAACCCCGAAGCCATCAGATGCACTCGCCAATTATTCGGTCTCGGTCCCCTCTCGACCACAAACGGTGCGCCCTCCAGGGTCTCGTTCTCAAAAAAGTGGTGGCTGGGCAGTCCACGCTTTGGCTTGAGGGGCAGGTCCGGGAGGGCCAAGACAAACTGGTTCCtgtccttgaccttgatgtTGAAGAGCTTGGCAAAGAAGCGGGTTTCGCTCATGCGCTTGTGCCAGTCCCGGAGGTCCCTCGTGTGGAACCAGATGTGGAGGCTGTGCAGGTTGGGCAGGAGGGCGAGCTGGTCGCAGACACGCTGCCAGGGGTTGGAGTGCATCGTGATGCCGGGGTGGGAGTCCTCGTTGCGaccgttgctgctgttgccgtGGCCAAAGGTAGGGTTGGGGCCTTCGTTTTCTTCCGAGGTTGGGAAGTAGAGCTCGGTCATGAgctgggtggtgaggatgcaGATTTCGAGGGAGCGAATGGGGAGCTTTTCGGGGTTGCCGCCGTAGAGGGAGAGCCATCCGTGTGCTtcgaggaggtcggtgaAGACgaaggtggtgttggcgacgagggaggggagggcttcGCGGTACCTGGTGGCGTGGACTGTTAGTTTAGGGGACTGCGGGGATCAGTGGTGAAGGTCACATACATCCTCTTACACACCAGCATGGGGTTCATGAAGCCGCTTGGGCCGGCATGTCCGAcattctcctccctccacgAGTCGTTGGGGTTTTGGGCCCTGTGCCATTTGGCTGTCGACTGCTCGCAGCACCAATGATAACACCATTCCGACTTCAACCGCTTCACCCAGTAGTACTCCTCCTGCGATCCTCTGGCGCTCTGGGTGAACTTCTCAAAACGAGTATCTCCAGTGGAATAGTCTGCCACGCAGGGAACATGAGACCACCTGTCGTTGTCCTTGTATATGTGTTGCCTTGAACCACTCTCGCTCCAGATGTCCTGGTAGATCAACTCCCGAATCTCCGGTGGCAGGAGGGAAAAGAACGGGGAGTCGTCCTGGGCTAAGGTGGTGGCCACCATGGTGTCCTGTGTCTGTTCTGGTGTCTCTTGTCGTCTCATGATGGGCCTTCAATTACAGGATATCTGCGAGcacaagaacaacaaaaaggaaagaaacaTGGGAGTAAGGTTACGTTGCGTTTTAAGTTCCGGGCCATGCCCGCCTTCACCGACCGCAACTTTTCCCCCGCCTGCCACTACTGCCTAACATCCGACTTACCTGGTAGCCTATCGACCGGTGCAGACGGAGGCAACCCAATTGGATGGCCAGATGTCACATCGGTACTCAGACGCAACTTAGACGCATGGACTGGTGCATTTATGCGAGCTGTCAATCTTGACTGGCGCGGTTAAGCATGTGCTCTGTCAACTTCAACGTGGAGGACACGTGAACACGCGAAAACCTCCGTGGGAAGTGTGGTAGGTAGGGTAGCACTGGACACATTTTTTGCCATCTTGCCATGTGAAACGGAATCTGGCTTTCCGGAAAGGTCAGACAGCGGGAGGGAGACCATAGGGAGGCCATCGTGATAAGCCTTATCGTGGTGGAATGCGGGGAAGGCTGGAGCTGAGCCGGCGTGCGTGCGgagtggggaggtggggtaAGCCCCGGGCCCGGACCTTGGCCCCCGcgttgggaaggggtggttgatAACCTCTGGTCCTTCGGATCATGCCGGTCTTTCTGCGGAAGTCGAAACAAATGTTTCGGAAGAAGTGATCAGGTTCACCGGACACCGCCGGAGAATGGCCAACTCCCACGCTCCAGACTCGGAGACGGCCCCGAGCTGGGCCTCCTGTGGAGAGCTCGGCTTCCAGAAGATTCCCATTTGACAAATCGACAGATCGGGGGGTCTTCAGCCATGCCCCGCTTTCACCCGATCCCGCTGGCCCTCATCAGGCAGGACCTCCCCGCCGTGGGGTGTGTCCgctgcttgctttgcttgctcCGGAGCCGCGATATCATTCACCGTCGAGCTGGCCTTGTTAACTGTCTGCTTCTTGCTCGTGTTACATCCTGTGGGCAGGTGACCAAAACTGCAAAAGTCAGTCAACCCATATCGTATTTCAAACCACGCCTCAACACCTAGTTAACGGGCCTCTTAACTTTCAAAATGATGTAACTTGACAATAACTACACGATTTACTGACTTGCAATACTAGTTATTTTCCCCAGAACCTGTGTTACTACCAGCCTGACACCACCCTCAGCTTTTGGCAACAACGCCCCAGACCTTTTGAGCTTGATCAGCCCTACAACAGCGCCCATCAGCACTTACAgagctacctacctatcccCTTCCAGACCTTCCATTCGATCCCCACCGACAACCGCAAAAGCCCAAACCCGCCATGTCCAAatcccagctcctccgcgaGGAAGGCAACCGCCACTTCCAAAAAGGCGAATACTCCCGCGCCGACGCGCTCTACTCCCAAGCGTACGCCCAGCTCACGGCCCATATCcacccaactccccccttcctttctttctaACCTTTCTCCCCCCTTagcctcaacctcgaccccaccaacccaaccctctaCACCAACCGCGCCATGgcccgcctccgcctctccCAATGGGACCTCGTAATCTCAGACTGCGAATCCTGCCTCGGCCTCTCCCCCGACAACCTCAAAGCGCACTACTACCTCTCCCAAGCCCAACTCGCCCTCCGCGCTTACTCGGACGCTCTCGAGCACGCGTACAAGGCGCACAAGCTGTGTGTGGCGGCGAATGATAAGTCTCTTGGGAACATCACCGCTCAGGTGCTAAAGTGTAAGAAAGAAAAGTGGGATTACGAGGAGAAgcgccggaggagggagacggctgatttggaagaggaggttctGATGCTGTtaaggaaggagaagaaggaggctgttgttctctctggggaggaggcggaggagctgacgagggagtgggaggagaagctgaggcgggtgagggaggtttttgagaaggcgagggagaaggaggaacggaggagggaggtgccGGATTGGGCGGTGGATGATATTACTTTTGGGTTCATGGTTGATCCTGTTATTGTGAGTTCCGCACCCTGACAGATTGGGGGGTTTGACTGGGCTGACAAAGGGCACAACAGACCAAAACAGGCAAGTCGTACGAACGAGCTGCTATTCTGGAGCACTTGAGGAGGTCACAGACAGATCCGCTTACCAGGGAGCCGCTTCAGGCGAGCGAGCTCAGGCCAAACTTGGATTTGAAGCAGGCTTGTAGCGACTTTTTGGAGGAGAATGGATGGGCGGCTGATTGGTAGGCTCACCTGCTGGAGCTGCATATTTTTGGCTACGTTTCAAAGAGTTTCACATTCATTGCGGTtagggcggtggtggtctgtATTTTCTGGGAGGGCGAGCCAGGCGTTTCGCGGGAACCTCAGATTTGATACCTagcaggggaggggggtgagggtcCATTTGCTTCTGGGTATAGGTCAAGTATGTGTCGAATTAGCGATTCATGtatctttctttttaaaCTTTTGCTTGTATGTATACACGTCATGTACGAAATAACTGACACTTCAAAAGTAACTTGACGCGCCATGTTCATCAGGGTCATAAACCCTGTCCGCCCTCTGTTCTATATGCCCGCCCGAACCAGCACATCACAAACGCCAGAAGAGCAAATGAATGGTCGATGCTTTGTCTATTGCCTAGGGAAAGAATAGGGATCGAGCTAAGCAGCCAGAATCGCTTTCCCTCCAGCTAAACCACGACTCCTAACCCCGTTAAAAGATAACCCTTCCGTTATCCTCCACTCTGCAAAATGGAAGCTTTTGTCCTCTGCCCAAGCACTTGATCATCTCCGCTAACAGGCTTTTGCTTACCCCCGTGAACGACAAAGAATCGATTTATTTTgttttccttcccctctAGATTACTCAGTAAGAGCGACCAAACATGCAGAAAGACTCGGCAAGGCGACCACACTCTGGGTTCAAGCACTTGGTCTCACCCTTGACCAGACCCTCCGGCTGCTCAAAGGGAATGCAAAGTGACTTCATGCCCATAGATGGCACCTTCTGGCCGTCAGGGCCCTCGGGAAGATCCTCGCCACGAGTGAGCTCCTTGATTCTGTCCTCGCAGGCGGGGACCAAGCAGCTGGGGATGATGACAACGTTCTTGGCATCGAGAGCGGGGACAACCTCGTCCCAGTTGGTGATCTTGACGCGATGCTCGCGGAAGGtcttctcggccttgttgTACATGTCTTGCTGGATGGTCTCGAGGAGCTCCGGGaccttggtggtgagctcGCCAATGGGGATGGTGCCCTTCTCGCCGGTGTCACGGCGGGCGAAGGAGACAACGTCCTTGGCCGCATCCTTGGGACCGAACTCAAGTCTGACGGGAACGCCCTTCATCTCCCAGTCGTTGAACTTCCAGGCTGGGGTGTAGCCCTCGCGGGTGTCGATCTCGGTGCGAACGCCGGCCTTCTTGAGAATTGCCAGCAACTCATACATGCGGTCGAgatgcttctccttgtcctctGGGGTGGTCTTAGCCGTCAACCCAACGGGGATCAGGATGGCCTGGGTCTTAGCGATGCGTGGTGGGAGGACAAGACCCTTGTCATCACCGTGGATCATGACCATGACACCGATCACTCTCGTTGACAAACCCCAGCTGTTTTGCCAGACGTGAATCTTTTGGCCCTTGTTGGCGGGGTCTTCGACAGTGATGTCGAACATCTTGGAGAAGTTCTGGCCAAGGCAGTGACTTGTGGCACCTGATGTTGCGTTAGTTGAACACATAGACACAGCTTGCTATTGATGTACATACCCTGGATGCCTCTGCCATTGCTTGGGATGTAACCCtcaacggtggtggtgtagtaGCCACCGGCGAACTTTTCAGCCTCGGTCTTCTTGCCTCTGACGACCGGCACTGCGAGCAGTTGCTCGTAGATACCGGCATACAACTCGAGAATTTCCAGAACTTCCTTTCCTGCTTGCTCCTCTGACACGAAAGCAGTATGGCCTTCTTGCCACCTTGAGAAGGGT belongs to Podospora bellae-mahoneyi strain CBS 112042 chromosome 6, whole genome shotgun sequence and includes:
- a CDS encoding hypothetical protein (COG:U; EggNog:ENOG503Q4V0), producing the protein MTARERMRNDVVEVEAVIAAAPATRTAEEKPLKTPHIELRGLEGRQEAILPDQIDPVTNAPNDRIIIDNSPVTSTLVAPSVTPEVSTSRGTPSSRPTQDTNTNTGSADEGVGVAVKAGIAMGVLAGVLVLFVVVWLIMSMRKKKQARRRQQIEDDEKIHGPFSDSAAISRSPPAAAAPSAAPRLSLRPVSQLWQNLAPSGHPERRASRGIQLTVNPAGPSHSPTNSLSPLNRPNQGGSAWERHRMQSTTPTGDNRPGTRGSVYSLNPFHDSHSTRNYNNEPVSPVSTLAPEFPAVPSKNRSPTPEPVSPIDQDTDLPDFGAGSKPLTRKTSINHHNKGLPKPLDLTKPPSPLYAPGPASPAGTEYSMHSMSPSTMVPSSTSAAEIAAAGGPQNSTVHRVQLDFKPTLEDELGLKAGQLVRLLHEYDDGWALCIRLDRSQQGVVPRTCLSTRPVKPRPAQNGPRVVPQGGYNRGGNGNNTGGFPSPPGQQQNGGWQSAERSESPGSFYSTNQGVSPSPGGGGSGGIGTMRGQGGGEYEMQMGGLSPAPGQAY
- a CDS encoding hypothetical protein (EggNog:ENOG503PHN5); amino-acid sequence: MRRQETPEQTQDTMVATTLAQDDSPFFSLLPPEIRELIYQDIWSESGSRQHIYKDNDRWSHVPCVADYSTGDTRFEKFTQSARGSQEEYYWVKRLKSEWCYHWCCEQSTAKWHRAQNPNDSWREENVGHAGPSGFMNPMLVCKRMYREALPSLVANTTFVFTDLLEAHGWLSLYGGNPEKLPIRSLEICILTTQLMTELYFPTSEENEGPNPTFGHGNSSNGRNEDSHPGITMHSNPWQRVCDQLALLPNLHSLHIWFHTRDLRDWHKRMSETRFFAKLFNIKVKDRNQFVLALPDLPLKPKRGLPSHHFFENETLEGAPFVVERGPRPNNWRVHLMASGLRGP
- a CDS encoding hypothetical protein (COG:O; EggNog:ENOG503NWQZ), with the translated sequence MSKSQLLREEGNRHFQKGEYSRADALYSQALNLDPTNPTLYTNRAMARLRLSQWDLVISDCESCLGLSPDNLKAHYYLSQAQLALRAYSDALEHAYKAHKLCVAANDKSLGNITAQVLKCKKEKWDYEEKRRRRETADLEEEVLMLLRKEKKEAVVLSGEEAEELTREWEEKLRRVREVFEKAREKEERRREVPDWAVDDITFGFMVDPVITKTGKSYERAAILEHLRRSQTDPLTREPLQASELRPNLDLKQACSDFLEENGWAADW
- a CDS encoding hypothetical protein (EggNog:ENOG503NWAQ; COG:J; BUSCO:EOG09261DHR) translates to MGDSTEQSKSALKKAEKAAKMAAQKAEKAAKQAALPIQSKKDDIIGITAKKGENFSAWYQEVVQKAEMVEYYTEISGFFVMRPNTMYIWNTIRKWFNERIEAAGVEECNFPMFLSSTSLQKEKDHVEGFAPELAWVTKAGEKDLEVPVAVRPTSEAVMYPYYSKWIRSHRDLPLKLNQWVSVVRWEAKQTVPFLRAREFMWQEGHTAFVSEEQAGKEVLEILELYAGIYEQLLAVPVVRGKKTEAEKFAGGYYTTTVEGYIPSNGRGIQGATSHCLGQNFSKMFDITVEDPANKGQKIHVWQNSWGLSTRVIGVMVMIHGDDKGLVLPPRIAKTQAILIPVGLTAKTTPEDKEKHLDRMYELLAILKKAGVRTEIDTREGYTPAWKFNDWEMKGVPVRLEFGPKDAAKDVVSFARRDTGEKGTIPIGELTTKVPELLETIQQDMYNKAEKTFREHRVKITNWDEVVPALDAKNVVIIPSCLVPACEDRIKELTRGEDLPEGPDGQKVPSMGMKSLCIPFEQPEGLVKGETKCLNPECGRLAESFCMFGRSY